In Acidimicrobiia bacterium, one genomic interval encodes:
- a CDS encoding sigma-70 family RNA polymerase sigma factor → MDGLTRLWLDARDGDRTALYQAVRASQADVWRLAAHLVGVNDADDVTQDTFVRAWRALPAFRGDSSARTWLLSIARRACADSIRGAVRRRRLAGRVENERARAADHGGDQAGAHSLEALIDGLDRDQRVAFVLTQMVGCSYAEAAEICDVPVGTIRSRVARARERLVAEVEAAETG, encoded by the coding sequence GTGGATGGACTCACGCGCCTGTGGCTCGACGCCCGCGACGGTGACCGAACGGCGCTCTACCAGGCGGTACGAGCGAGCCAGGCCGACGTCTGGAGGCTCGCCGCGCACCTCGTGGGTGTCAACGATGCCGACGATGTCACGCAAGACACGTTCGTGCGCGCCTGGCGGGCGCTGCCCGCGTTCCGGGGCGATTCGAGCGCCCGTACTTGGCTCCTCTCGATCGCTCGCCGGGCGTGCGCCGACTCGATCCGCGGCGCGGTGCGCCGCCGCCGGCTCGCGGGGCGGGTCGAGAACGAACGAGCACGGGCGGCTGATCACGGCGGCGACCAGGCCGGCGCGCACTCCCTCGAGGCGCTGATCGACGGGCTCGATCGCGACCAGCGCGTGGCGTTCGTGCTCACGCAGATGGTCGGGTGCTCCTACGCCGAGGCCGCCGAGATCTGCGACGTACCGGTGGGCACCATCCGATCCCGCGTGGCACGTGCACGCGAACGTCTCGTCGCCGAGGTCGAGGCTGCGGAGACGGGGTGA
- a CDS encoding zf-HC2 domain-containing protein, which produces MSCTRIRHAISARLDGEDPGVERALIEAHLDTCAWCREFAASAERLHRTSRLAPAPQVPDLTPAILAAIGDEPARDTQLALRWILAALAFVQIGVAVPALLLGSDAGLPVHAARHLGSFDIAVAVGFLFAAWRPSRIPGLLPVVAALVACLVGSSLLDVLAGNTGALGEAHHVTDFAGLAVLWLLSCGYVTRAVTPRPELA; this is translated from the coding sequence ATGAGCTGCACTCGAATCCGTCACGCCATCTCCGCCCGTCTCGACGGCGAGGACCCGGGCGTCGAGCGTGCGCTGATCGAAGCCCACCTCGACACCTGCGCCTGGTGCCGCGAGTTCGCCGCGTCGGCCGAGCGGCTCCACCGAACGAGCCGGCTCGCGCCCGCGCCCCAGGTTCCCGACCTCACGCCGGCGATCCTCGCCGCGATCGGCGACGAGCCGGCTCGGGACACTCAGCTCGCGCTGCGGTGGATCCTTGCCGCGCTCGCGTTCGTACAGATCGGTGTGGCGGTTCCTGCCCTGCTCCTCGGATCCGACGCCGGACTTCCGGTGCACGCGGCGCGGCATCTGGGCTCGTTCGACATCGCCGTCGCGGTCGGGTTCCTGTTCGCCGCGTGGCGCCCGTCGCGTATCCCCGGCCTGCTCCCCGTCGTCGCCGCGCTGGTGGCGTGCCTCGTTGGGTCGTCGTTGCTCGACGTGCTCGCCGGCAACACCGGGGCGCTCGGTGAAGCGCACCACGTGACCGACTTCGCCGGGCTCGCGGTGCTGTGGCTGCTGAGCTGTGGATATGTAACGCGCGCGGTCACTCCACGACCGGAGCTCGCGTGA
- a CDS encoding copper resistance protein CopC, with amino-acid sequence MTSKRLLALGALVVALVVAGAMPAFAHTTLLTTEPQPGGKFDKSPPVISLRFSEPVEVALGGIRLFDGDSNRVDVGAAEHPNGDGNRVQSSIPKLDDGTYVVTWRVTSADAHPVQGAFTFQVGTKGFVKNADVLVKRLLAKQGGSIVVGVVYAIDRVAIFATLALLIGGIVFLSVVFPAGRDSRRARIIVWAGWIGAGVATLAGIALEGVYGAALPLTKVFDPSVGSDVLETRYGRVSVVRLVLLLLAYPLLRMLLSRRPAAEHPLPKWWLVAAGLLSVGLSLTPGLAGHAAAGDYTGLAIPADAIHVLAMACWLGGLVLLLVVVLVRTDPDELRQGINRYSALALGAIVALVITGSFQAWRQVGSFSALRDTDYGNLLIAKLVAFAALIVAAAFSREIVNRRFRMPLPDNEADVPIEVPVAVGAVSGGRSDVGPPPLTMAPGANGFDDEWEEGDDETEVRRLRRSVFVEVVIAFVVLAITALLVNAAPARSVQTAPISMTLKSGEVWVDVVIAPGVAGGNDIHLTALPVGNTITNVQDMTVQLTRPGADLPPFDVPLRKLGPGHYVASLYDIPYSGGWRMIVRVRLGEANEVVLTGKFTLR; translated from the coding sequence GTGACGTCGAAGCGTCTCCTCGCGCTCGGCGCGCTCGTCGTCGCGCTCGTCGTCGCCGGGGCAATGCCCGCGTTCGCGCACACGACGCTGCTCACCACCGAGCCGCAACCCGGCGGCAAGTTCGACAAGTCGCCGCCGGTGATCTCGTTGCGTTTCAGCGAGCCGGTCGAAGTGGCGCTCGGCGGGATCCGTCTCTTCGACGGCGACAGCAACCGGGTCGACGTCGGCGCGGCTGAGCACCCGAATGGCGATGGCAACCGCGTGCAGTCGTCGATCCCGAAGCTCGATGACGGTACGTACGTCGTCACTTGGCGTGTCACGTCCGCCGACGCGCACCCGGTGCAGGGTGCGTTCACGTTCCAGGTCGGCACGAAGGGATTCGTGAAGAACGCCGACGTGCTCGTGAAGCGGCTCCTCGCCAAGCAGGGCGGGAGCATCGTCGTCGGAGTCGTGTACGCGATCGACCGCGTCGCCATCTTCGCGACGCTCGCGTTGTTGATCGGCGGGATCGTGTTCCTGTCGGTGGTGTTCCCTGCCGGCCGCGATTCGCGGCGGGCGCGGATCATCGTGTGGGCCGGGTGGATCGGCGCCGGCGTCGCCACGCTTGCCGGCATCGCACTCGAAGGCGTGTACGGCGCGGCGCTGCCGTTGACGAAGGTGTTCGACCCCTCGGTCGGAAGCGACGTGCTCGAGACGCGCTATGGACGCGTGTCCGTGGTGCGCTTGGTGCTGCTGCTGCTCGCGTACCCCTTGCTGCGCATGCTGCTCTCCCGCCGCCCGGCCGCGGAGCACCCGCTGCCGAAGTGGTGGTTGGTCGCGGCGGGGTTGCTGTCCGTCGGCCTCTCGCTCACCCCCGGGCTCGCGGGACACGCGGCCGCCGGTGACTACACCGGGCTCGCGATCCCCGCCGACGCGATCCACGTGCTCGCGATGGCCTGCTGGCTCGGTGGGCTCGTGCTGCTGCTCGTCGTCGTGCTCGTGCGCACCGATCCCGACGAGCTCCGGCAAGGGATCAATCGCTACTCCGCGCTCGCGCTGGGCGCAATCGTCGCGCTGGTCATCACCGGTTCGTTCCAGGCATGGCGCCAGGTGGGCAGCTTCAGCGCGCTGCGCGACACCGACTACGGGAATCTGCTGATCGCGAAGCTGGTCGCGTTCGCCGCGCTCATCGTCGCGGCCGCGTTCAGCCGCGAGATCGTGAATCGACGCTTCCGCATGCCGCTGCCCGATAACGAGGCCGATGTGCCGATCGAGGTCCCGGTGGCGGTGGGCGCGGTGTCCGGCGGACGCTCCGACGTCGGGCCACCGCCGCTCACGATGGCCCCCGGCGCCAACGGCTTCGACGACGAATGGGAAGAGGGCGACGACGAGACCGAGGTCCGCCGGCTCCGCAGGTCGGTGTTCGTGGAAGTGGTCATCGCGTTCGTCGTGCTCGCGATCACTGCGCTGCTCGTGAACGCGGCGCCCGCACGATCCGTGCAGACCGCGCCGATCTCGATGACGCTCAAGTCGGGAGAGGTGTGGGTCGACGTCGTGATTGCGCCCGGAGTGGCCGGTGGCAACGACATCCACCTCACCGCGCTCCCGGTCGGCAACACGATCACGAACGTCCAGGACATGACGGTGCAACTCACCCGCCCCGGCGCCGATCTTCCGCCCTTCGACGTCCCGCTCCGCAAGCTCGGGCCCGGTCACTACGTCGCGTCGCTCTACGACATTCCGTACTCCGGTGGTTGGCGGATGATCGTGCGCGTGCGCCTCGGTGAGGCCAACGAGGTGGTCCTCACCGGCAAGTTCACGTTGCGCTGA
- a CDS encoding disulfide bond formation protein B, which produces MPNVRVATNFFLVLTLVADAVVAAAVVLGVAALVFRRARDAWFAVARFVGPQALLVAWIVAIVTTLGSLYYSLHAGFIPCELCWYQRIAMYPLVVVLGVGWLRGDAKAWITAAPFLVVGAPLSLYHWLVERVPSFAEGSSCSTVAPCTAPYFEKLGFVTLAWMCMSSFLLIGTMLALSVAARGARADAKATGTVTEVPVAVEHKESVR; this is translated from the coding sequence ATGCCGAACGTTCGCGTCGCTACCAACTTCTTCCTGGTGCTCACGCTGGTTGCCGACGCGGTGGTCGCGGCGGCGGTGGTGCTCGGCGTCGCCGCGCTCGTGTTCCGGCGCGCGCGAGACGCGTGGTTCGCGGTCGCCCGGTTCGTGGGGCCGCAGGCTCTGCTCGTGGCGTGGATCGTCGCGATCGTCACCACACTCGGCAGCCTCTACTACTCGCTCCACGCCGGCTTCATTCCGTGCGAGCTCTGCTGGTACCAGCGCATCGCGATGTACCCGCTCGTCGTCGTGCTCGGTGTGGGTTGGCTGAGGGGTGACGCGAAGGCGTGGATCACGGCGGCGCCGTTCCTAGTTGTCGGCGCGCCGTTGTCGCTCTACCACTGGCTCGTCGAGCGTGTTCCCAGCTTCGCCGAGGGCTCGTCGTGCTCGACGGTGGCGCCGTGCACCGCACCGTATTTCGAGAAGCTCGGCTTCGTCACCCTCGCGTGGATGTGCATGAGCAGCTTCTTGCTCATCGGCACGATGCTCGCACTTTCCGTTGCCGCACGAGGCGCGCGTGCAGACGCGAAGGCGACCGGTACCGTGACAGAAGTTCCGGTGGCGGTGGAGC